TATGCTCAGCCCATTTTCATTGCTACCGAACTTTACCCTGCGAATTAGGCTGGATAATAGAATAACAAACCACTGAAAAAGCGAGCAGCGATGATGAAATTAGGCTGGCAACCACGGAAATGGCTCGAGAAAAAGAGCAAGCGCGGTAACCGCGGCTACCCCATGGGTACGATCGCCTATTATGGGCCTGACAACCGCCGCGCCAGCAAGGCCGCCGTCAGCATTATGCCGGCGCTGCATGCGGATCCGGTCGATCTGCGCCGATGGTTTGCCGAAACCGGCGACCTCAGGACGGACGAGACCGTTATCGCCGAGATCGCTGCATTCCTGCGCGAGAATGAAGTGAAATCGGTGGTGATGGCGGATGGAATCCTCGGGTGCCCCCACGAGGAGGGAATCGACTATCCTGTTGGCGAGGCGTGCCCGGAGTGCTCATATTGGAAGGGGCGAAACCGCTGGACCGGCAAGCTCGAGTCCAGTTGAATTCCCGGCGGCTTGTGCTCGCATGCCCATACCGGGCACCGATCATGCGCCTTCGGAATTGGTTCGGCGTCGATAAATCCCGGCCGCGATGGCGAGTGCGGCGATAACCAGTGCTGCCGCGACCGCGAAGGTCGTCCGCATACCTGAGGCAACGGCCTCGGGATGCGCCGCTGTGATATCGGGTGTTCCCGAAGAGAACGCGAAGACGGCGCCCATCACGGATGCGCCGGTAATCAGCCCGAGATTGCGCGACAGGTTGAGCATGCCCGAGATGACGCCGCGCTGGTCCGGTCGGACGTCCGCCATGACGGCAGTGTTGTTGGCCGCCTGGAACAGCTGATAGCCGGGTGTCAGCATGGCAATGGCGGCGATGTAGCCTGATATCCCGGGAAGCACGGCCATGGCGACGGAGGCTGCCGCCATGGCGAGGAGCCCTGCGACGACGACGAATGGGCCGTCCAGACGGTCGACCAGGCGACCGGCCGGGACCCCGCTCAAGATGGAGATGACGGGGCCGATCGACATGACGATGCCGACGAGCGCTTGATTGAGTCCGAGCGCATGGGAAAGGTAGAACGGCGCCACCACCAGCGTCGCCATCATCACAGTCGACACCAGCGCGTTCATCACGAGGCTGGCGGTGAGCACGCGATTGCGGAATACCGTCAACTGGATCAGCGGTGATGCCGCTCTCGCCTCGGCGAAGACGAACAAACCGGTGCCGAAGACGGCGGCCGAGAGCAGAGCGATGTTCATCGGCCCAAAGCGACCGTGCCCGATCGTCATCGCCAGCGCATAGGCCGAAAGCGTCAGCGCAAGCAACAGTGTGCCCGCCATGTCGAAGCCCTTCCGATCCGTCTTCCCCTTGCTGATATCGGCGGGCAGATGGCGATAGGCGAGAAAGAAGGTCAGAACGCCGAGCGGCACGTTGACGAGAAAGATTGCCGGCCATCCGAGCCCGGCGATCAGCAGGCCGCCGAGCGAGGGCCCAAGAGCGGTGCCGATCGCTGACATCGTTCCGAGCAGCCCCATGGCGCTCCCGGTTCTTTCTTTCGGCACCGTTTCGCCGACAAAGGCCATGGTCAGAGCCATCATGATGGCCGCACCCAGGCCCTGCACAGCGCGCGCGGCAATCATCAGCCATAACGTCGGCGCGACGCCGCAGAGGACCGAGGCCAGCGTGAAGAGCAGGATGCCGATGAGCAGCAGCCGGCGGCGGCCGGTGATGTCGCCGAGCCGTCCGACGCTGACGATCAGGGTGGTGATGGCAAGGAGATAGGCGAGAACGATCCACTGCACGTCCTGGAAGGCCGCATCGAACGCCTGCGCCAGGCTCGGCAGGCCGACATTGGCGATGCTGGTGCCGAGTGACGGCAGCAACATCGAGAGGGAAAGACTGGCAAGCGCCCATCGTACGGAGGGTGCCTGTTCGGCGATGGCCTCGCTTCGCTCTGCAATGATCGATTTCACCCCGTGAACTCCGTTTTCCCCGAATGGAACCGGTGAAAACCTAGTCCTCTGCTTGATATGGCGGAAGGCGCATTGTTTGCACTTAATTCATGCGTCTGACGCCACATCACGATGAAAGTGTGTTATACCTGACGCATGTCGACGCCCGATCTCAACCTTCTTGTCACCCTCGATGTGCTGCTTGCCGAAGGCAGCGTTGCGCGTGCGGCGCAAAGGCTGCGGCTCAGCCCGTCGGCGATGAGCCGGGCCTTGGCGCGATTGCGCGAAACGACGGGCGATCCGCTGCTGGTGCGCGCCGGCCGTGGCCTCGTCCCCACGCCCCGCGCGCTCGAACTGCGCGAGCGGGTCGGCCGGATTGTCGAGGACGCGCAGGCGATCCTGCGTCCTGCAGAGGCGCTCGATCTTGGACAACTGGTCCGGACGTTCACGCTGCGCACCAGCGAAGGCTTTGCCGAGAGCTTCGGACCTGATCTCATCGCCCGCCTCGGCCGGCAAGCGCCCGGCGTGCGGCTGCGCTTCGTGCAGAAGCCGGACAAGGACAGCGCCCCGCTTCGCGACGGGACCGTCGATCTGGAAACCGGCGTCGTCGGCGGGACGACGGGTCCGGAGGTGCGGGCGCAGGCCTTGTTCCGCGATTGTTTCATCGGCGTCGTGCGCTTGGGGCATCCGCTTTGCGAGCGCGAGATAACGCCCTCCCTTTATGCCGCCGGCCAGCACATCTACGTCTCGCGGCGCGGCCTCGACAAGGGACAGATCGATGACGCCTTGAATGCGCTCGGGCTGGAGCGGCAGATCGCCACCATCGTCAGCGGCTTTTCCACGGCGTTGGCGCTCGCCCGGAACTCCGATCTGATCGCCAGCGTGCCCGAACGCCACACCGAAGCCTTGCGCGCGGGAATGCACAGTTTTCCCCTCCCCGTCCCGACGCCTGAGATCACGGTGTCATTGCTCTGGCACCCCAGGATGGATGCCGATCCGGCGCATCGCTGGCTGCGCGGCTGCGTT
The Rhizobium leguminosarum DNA segment above includes these coding regions:
- a CDS encoding MFS transporter yields the protein MKSIIAERSEAIAEQAPSVRWALASLSLSMLLPSLGTSIANVGLPSLAQAFDAAFQDVQWIVLAYLLAITTLIVSVGRLGDITGRRRLLLIGILLFTLASVLCGVAPTLWLMIAARAVQGLGAAIMMALTMAFVGETVPKERTGSAMGLLGTMSAIGTALGPSLGGLLIAGLGWPAIFLVNVPLGVLTFFLAYRHLPADISKGKTDRKGFDMAGTLLLALTLSAYALAMTIGHGRFGPMNIALLSAAVFGTGLFVFAEARAASPLIQLTVFRNRVLTASLVMNALVSTVMMATLVVAPFYLSHALGLNQALVGIVMSIGPVISILSGVPAGRLVDRLDGPFVVVAGLLAMAAASVAMAVLPGISGYIAAIAMLTPGYQLFQAANNTAVMADVRPDQRGVISGMLNLSRNLGLITGASVMGAVFAFSSGTPDITAAHPEAVASGMRTTFAVAAALVIAALAIAAGIYRRRTNSEGA
- a CDS encoding LysR family transcriptional regulator, whose product is MSTPDLNLLVTLDVLLAEGSVARAAQRLRLSPSAMSRALARLRETTGDPLLVRAGRGLVPTPRALELRERVGRIVEDAQAILRPAEALDLGQLVRTFTLRTSEGFAESFGPDLIARLGRQAPGVRLRFVQKPDKDSAPLRDGTVDLETGVVGGTTGPEVRAQALFRDCFIGVVRLGHPLCEREITPSLYAAGQHIYVSRRGLDKGQIDDALNALGLERQIATIVSGFSTALALARNSDLIASVPERHTEALRAGMHSFPLPVPTPEITVSLLWHPRMDADPAHRWLRGCVRDACARAD